One region of Candidatus Methylomirabilota bacterium genomic DNA includes:
- a CDS encoding ABC transporter permease: MSLLLVQLLSGLANAMFLFLIASGLSLIFGVTRIVNFAHGSFYMLAAYFTYSLSAALPLGPAAFYAAAFLAALLVAALGGLVEVLLLRRVYRAPELYQLLLTFALVLVVADAVRFFWGADNKTGPVAPGLAGSVPIAGQLFPSYDLAVIIFGPLVALGLWLVFHRTRWGILIRAATQDREMVAALGVDQRRLFTGVFVLGSFLAGLGGALQVPRLALTTVMDTTVIVEAFVVVVIGGMGSVWGALLASLLIGVLNAYGVLVLPKASIVLMFVVMAVVLIVRPWGLLGRPEIQLRAAGGAVTGERGAPWHPAWLAAAGLVLLALPLLLPTFWVWMAVEIFVFALFAASLHLLMGQGGMVSFGHAAYFGLGAYGAALLLRWAGWPMPLAFLAAPVVAAVAAAVFGYFSVRLTSIYFAMLTLAFAQIVFAVAHQWDEVTGGDNGVLSVWPPPWLKSPTRYYYWALVFAGAGVVLLRIVAASPFGLALRAVRDHARRAEAVGINIRALQWTAFVVAGFFAGLAG, encoded by the coding sequence ATGTCCCTCCTCCTCGTCCAGCTGCTGAGCGGGCTCGCCAACGCGATGTTCCTCTTCCTCATCGCGTCTGGGCTGTCGCTCATCTTCGGTGTCACGCGCATCGTCAACTTCGCCCACGGCTCCTTCTACATGCTGGCGGCCTACTTCACGTACTCGCTCTCCGCGGCGCTGCCCCTGGGTCCTGCCGCCTTCTACGCGGCCGCGTTCCTCGCGGCGCTCCTGGTCGCCGCGCTCGGCGGGCTCGTCGAGGTGCTCCTGCTCCGCCGCGTCTACCGCGCGCCCGAGCTCTACCAGCTCCTCCTGACCTTCGCGCTGGTCCTGGTCGTCGCCGACGCCGTGCGGTTCTTCTGGGGCGCGGACAACAAGACGGGCCCCGTTGCGCCGGGACTCGCGGGCTCGGTGCCCATCGCCGGCCAGCTCTTTCCGAGCTACGACCTCGCGGTGATCATCTTTGGTCCCCTCGTGGCGCTCGGGCTCTGGCTCGTCTTCCACCGGACGCGCTGGGGCATCCTGATTCGCGCGGCGACGCAGGACCGGGAGATGGTCGCGGCCCTCGGCGTGGACCAGAGGCGACTTTTCACGGGAGTCTTCGTCCTGGGCTCGTTCCTCGCGGGGCTTGGGGGCGCGCTCCAGGTGCCCCGCCTCGCGCTCACGACGGTGATGGACACCACCGTCATCGTCGAGGCCTTTGTGGTCGTCGTGATCGGCGGCATGGGCTCGGTGTGGGGCGCTCTCCTCGCGTCCCTCCTGATCGGCGTGCTCAACGCCTACGGCGTCCTGGTTCTGCCCAAGGCCTCCATCGTCCTCATGTTCGTCGTGATGGCCGTGGTGCTCATCGTCCGGCCGTGGGGGCTCCTCGGCCGGCCGGAGATCCAGCTTCGCGCGGCGGGCGGCGCCGTCACCGGGGAGCGCGGCGCTCCGTGGCATCCGGCCTGGCTCGCCGCGGCCGGCCTGGTCCTGCTGGCGCTGCCGCTGCTCCTGCCGACCTTCTGGGTGTGGATGGCGGTCGAGATCTTCGTCTTCGCTCTCTTCGCGGCGAGCCTGCACCTTCTGATGGGCCAGGGCGGCATGGTGTCCTTCGGGCACGCCGCCTACTTCGGCCTCGGCGCCTACGGTGCGGCGCTGCTGCTCAGGTGGGCGGGCTGGCCGATGCCGCTCGCCTTTCTCGCCGCGCCCGTAGTCGCGGCGGTCGCCGCCGCCGTCTTCGGGTACTTCAGCGTGAGGCTCACGAGCATCTACTTCGCCATGCTGACGCTCGCCTTCGCCCAGATCGTCTTCGCCGTCGCCCACCAGTGGGACGAAGTGACGGGCGGCGACAACGGCGTCCTGTCCGTCTGGCCGCCGCCGTGGCTCAAGTCCCCGACGCGTTACTACTACTGGGCGCTCGTCTTCGCGGGCGCGGGCGTCGTGCTGCTGAGGATCGTCGCAGCCTCGCCCTTTGGCTTGGCGCTCCGGGCCGTCCGGGACCACGCCAGGCGAGCGGAGGCCGTCGGGATCAACATCCGCGCGCTCCAGTGGACCGCCTTCGTCGTCGCGGGTTTTTTCGCCGGTCTCGCCGG
- a CDS encoding ABC transporter substrate-binding protein — protein MRSRRLLFILAACLAPLLSAGPAAAQTPIKLGDINSYSGIGAPFTGPYRAGVEMAVEEVNAKGGVLGRKLEVVFRDDKGQPAEAVKHAQELVESEKVALIAGGFLSNVGLAVSDWAKQNKTMFVVAEALTEAITWSKGHDYAVRLRPNTYEQGRMLADKAGKMKYVKWATIGPNYEYGKRAWETFRDRIKEQKPEMQVVGEHWPTLGKIEPGPLVTAIMSQNPDALYVSLFGSDWLAFVREAQKRGLFQKMFVVGILLGEPEYIDPLKLEAPEGMLVTGYPWYDIKSGGHQEWVARYTKRGDKPPVLGSLIGYVTYQSIAEAIRKAGSTDTAKLVAAFKGLKVETPIGPITFRAVDGQSTMGAWVGTTKIDPVRGVGIMVNYEYIPGEKVLPSDDEVKKLRPGN, from the coding sequence ATGCGATCACGACGACTCCTGTTCATCCTGGCGGCCTGCCTGGCTCCTCTGCTCTCGGCCGGGCCGGCGGCAGCGCAGACTCCCATCAAGCTCGGTGACATCAACTCATACAGCGGCATCGGTGCGCCATTCACCGGGCCGTACCGCGCCGGCGTGGAGATGGCCGTCGAGGAGGTCAACGCCAAGGGCGGCGTGCTCGGGCGCAAGCTCGAGGTGGTCTTCCGCGACGACAAGGGGCAGCCGGCCGAGGCCGTGAAGCACGCCCAGGAGCTGGTCGAATCCGAGAAGGTCGCGCTGATCGCGGGCGGTTTCCTCTCGAACGTCGGCCTGGCCGTCTCGGACTGGGCCAAGCAGAACAAGACTATGTTCGTCGTGGCAGAGGCCTTGACCGAGGCGATCACGTGGTCGAAGGGGCACGACTACGCTGTCCGGCTGCGCCCGAACACCTACGAGCAGGGGCGGATGCTCGCCGACAAGGCCGGCAAGATGAAGTACGTCAAGTGGGCGACGATCGGCCCCAACTACGAGTACGGCAAGCGCGCGTGGGAGACCTTCCGCGACCGCATAAAGGAGCAGAAGCCAGAGATGCAGGTGGTCGGTGAGCACTGGCCGACGCTCGGCAAGATCGAGCCCGGCCCGCTCGTCACGGCGATCATGAGCCAAAATCCGGACGCGCTCTACGTGTCGCTGTTCGGAAGCGACTGGCTCGCGTTCGTTCGCGAGGCGCAGAAGCGAGGGCTCTTCCAAAAGATGTTCGTGGTAGGCATCCTGCTCGGCGAGCCCGAGTATATCGACCCGCTCAAGCTCGAGGCGCCGGAGGGCATGCTCGTGACGGGCTATCCGTGGTACGACATCAAGAGCGGAGGCCACCAGGAGTGGGTCGCCCGCTATACGAAGCGCGGTGACAAACCGCCGGTGCTCGGCTCGCTGATCGGCTACGTCACCTACCAGTCCATCGCCGAGGCCATCAGGAAGGCCGGGAGCACCGACACGGCCAAGCTCGTCGCCGCCTTCAAGGGGCTCAAGGTCGAGACGCCGATCGGGCCCATCACCTTCCGCGCGGTGGACGGCCAATCCACGATGGGCGCGTGGGTGGGCACGACCAAGATCGATCCCGTGCGGGGCGTCGGGATCATGGTCAACTACGAGTACATCCCCGGCGAGAAGGTGCTGCCCTCCGACGACGAAGTGAAGAAGCTCCGCCCGGGCAACTAG
- a CDS encoding cyclase family protein yields the protein MRIVDLSMTVEECDSAPFAKDEYYFKLKPIVKWEEKGFVSNMVEMTVHAGTHIDSPHHFFRDMPNIEKLPLESMMGEAVVLDLTFKGTPNARITPEDMDRAEAALKAQGITIQPGGMLFLRTDWPKGHNTMDPKWWDDSPCLTNAAAEWLVARRPSVLGYDFAQEEKGADYATAGEILTSGMRVHRTILPKITFQIENLVNLDQIPSKVKVIALPAKWRTESAPARVIALLDE from the coding sequence ATGCGCATCGTGGACCTGAGCATGACCGTGGAGGAGTGCGACTCCGCGCCCTTCGCGAAGGACGAGTACTACTTCAAGCTCAAGCCCATCGTGAAGTGGGAGGAAAAGGGCTTCGTCTCGAACATGGTCGAGATGACCGTGCACGCGGGTACGCATATCGATTCACCGCACCACTTCTTCCGCGACATGCCCAATATCGAGAAGCTGCCGCTCGAGTCGATGATGGGTGAGGCCGTCGTGCTCGACCTCACGTTCAAGGGCACTCCGAACGCAAGGATCACGCCCGAAGACATGGACAGAGCCGAGGCCGCCCTCAAGGCCCAGGGCATCACGATCCAGCCGGGAGGCATGCTCTTCCTGCGAACGGACTGGCCCAAGGGCCACAACACCATGGATCCTAAGTGGTGGGATGACTCGCCCTGTCTCACCAATGCCGCGGCCGAGTGGCTCGTGGCGCGCCGCCCGTCTGTGCTGGGCTATGACTTCGCGCAGGAGGAGAAGGGCGCCGACTACGCGACGGCCGGCGAGATCCTGACGAGCGGGATGCGGGTGCACCGGACGATCTTGCCGAAGATCACGTTCCAGATCGAGAACCTCGTCAACCTGGACCAGATCCCGTCCAAGGTGAAGGTGATCGCCCTGCCGGCCAAGTGGCGGACGGAGTCTGCGCCGGCCCGCGTGATCGCGCTCCTGGACGAGTAG
- a CDS encoding ABC transporter substrate-binding protein, with product MDAYTPSKPSLSRRDLLKWGGAGLAAAAAAPVVWSPAHAQSPKRGGTLSLRLWDPPHFDPHLTISYKTHIVYTFSHSRLLKPKAGPGVVPGTFPLEGDLAESWTQPNETTYVFKLRKGVRWHNKPPVNGRELTAEDIVYSVERFRTVKGNANAYMLASLDKVEAPDKYTVKFTLKEPYVWFLDMVANPMAVAIVPKECVEKFGDLKKPKSVVGTGPWMLDSYRPNVGYTLVRNPNYFVPGLPYIDRVEATVDEDNASRMAAFIVGKYDLGWEFPGQINRTDWVQIKDTLKQKRPRLQTAEFTGNVMSHISMRTDQKPFSDPRVRQAMSLAIDRQGILDATAEGVGVFNSPVPAALTEWSLPVAQLGEGAKYYKYDPKEAKRLLGEAGYPNGFPASICFTTYGSTVLVDSAQLILKYLKDVGIDSKLDQKEYGAYISSCFYGKFDSLTYGPQTPFLEPDNFLFGQYYPGETKNQSHINDPVVADMLIRQRRTVDVAKRREVIHDIQRYLAKQQYYVQIASGVYVAVWDGALKNYGPNLGYDYGGRLMAAWLDR from the coding sequence ATGGACGCCTACACGCCTTCGAAGCCGTCTCTGAGCCGACGTGACCTGCTGAAGTGGGGCGGCGCCGGCTTGGCCGCTGCCGCCGCAGCGCCCGTCGTTTGGTCTCCGGCGCACGCACAGTCGCCAAAGCGCGGCGGGACGCTATCGCTCCGCCTCTGGGACCCGCCGCACTTCGACCCGCACCTGACCATCTCCTACAAGACCCACATCGTCTACACCTTCAGCCACAGCCGGCTGCTCAAGCCCAAAGCGGGTCCCGGCGTCGTGCCAGGCACCTTCCCGCTCGAAGGCGATCTGGCCGAGTCCTGGACCCAGCCGAATGAGACCACCTACGTCTTCAAGCTGCGCAAAGGTGTCCGCTGGCACAACAAGCCGCCGGTCAACGGGCGCGAGCTGACGGCGGAGGACATCGTCTACAGCGTGGAGCGCTTCCGGACGGTCAAGGGCAATGCCAACGCCTATATGCTGGCGTCCCTGGACAAGGTGGAAGCGCCCGACAAGTACACGGTCAAGTTCACGCTGAAGGAGCCCTATGTCTGGTTCCTCGACATGGTGGCCAACCCGATGGCGGTCGCTATCGTCCCGAAAGAATGCGTGGAGAAGTTCGGGGACCTCAAGAAGCCGAAAAGCGTCGTGGGCACCGGGCCCTGGATGCTCGACAGCTACCGGCCGAACGTCGGGTACACGCTGGTGCGAAACCCCAACTACTTCGTCCCCGGCCTGCCGTACATCGACCGGGTCGAGGCGACGGTGGACGAGGACAATGCTTCCCGCATGGCGGCGTTCATCGTGGGCAAGTACGACCTCGGCTGGGAGTTCCCGGGGCAGATCAATCGGACCGACTGGGTCCAGATCAAGGACACGCTCAAGCAGAAGCGCCCGCGGCTCCAAACCGCCGAGTTCACCGGCAACGTGATGTCGCACATCTCGATGCGTACCGACCAGAAACCGTTCAGCGACCCCCGCGTCCGCCAGGCGATGTCTCTCGCCATCGACCGCCAGGGGATTCTCGACGCCACCGCCGAGGGCGTGGGCGTGTTCAATTCACCGGTGCCGGCGGCGCTCACGGAATGGTCGCTGCCGGTTGCCCAGCTCGGGGAGGGCGCCAAGTACTACAAGTACGATCCCAAGGAGGCCAAGCGGCTGCTGGGTGAAGCCGGTTACCCCAACGGCTTCCCGGCCTCGATCTGCTTCACGACGTACGGCTCCACCGTGCTGGTGGACTCGGCGCAGCTCATCCTGAAGTACCTCAAGGACGTGGGGATCGACTCCAAGCTCGATCAGAAAGAGTACGGCGCCTACATCTCGTCCTGCTTCTACGGGAAGTTCGACTCCCTGACCTACGGGCCCCAGACGCCCTTCCTCGAGCCTGACAACTTCCTCTTCGGTCAGTACTACCCGGGGGAGACGAAGAACCAGAGTCATATCAACGACCCCGTGGTGGCCGATATGCTGATCCGCCAGCGGCGCACCGTGGATGTCGCCAAGCGCCGCGAGGTCATCCACGACATCCAACGCTATCTGGCCAAGCAGCAGTACTACGTGCAGATCGCGTCGGGCGTCTACGTCGCGGTCTGGGACGGCGCACTCAAGAACTACGGCCCGAACCTCGGCTACGACTACGGTGGGCGCCTCATGGCGGCATGGCTCGACCGCTGA
- a CDS encoding ABC transporter permease has translation MLRRYLFKRLLVAIPSLVIASLIVFTLPRLLPGDAVQLMMEEKAYGKDVDDLRHKLGLDRPIYIQYFTWVGDVVRGNLGESLWTKRTVAEELAMRLPITLLLGGLAIFFAIIIAIPIGVLSAVRADTMRDYVARSAAIIGLSVPSFWIATLVIVLPAIWWGWTPHLGFTEFSKSPTAHVLQFLLPAFILGVASAAGIMRLTRAMLLEVLRQDYVRTAWAKGLREGVVVLKHSLKNALIPVVTILGIQLAQIFSGTVIIESIFQLPGMGRFLFDAINQRDYPVIQGINLLVVSIIVLMNLAVDLLYAVLDPRIRYS, from the coding sequence GTGCTGAGGCGCTACCTCTTCAAGCGTCTCCTCGTCGCGATCCCGTCGCTGGTGATCGCCTCGCTCATCGTCTTCACCCTGCCGCGTCTCCTCCCGGGCGACGCGGTCCAGCTCATGATGGAGGAGAAGGCCTACGGCAAGGACGTGGACGACCTCCGGCACAAGCTGGGGCTCGACCGCCCGATCTACATCCAGTACTTCACGTGGGTCGGCGACGTCGTCCGCGGCAATCTGGGCGAGTCACTCTGGACCAAGCGGACCGTGGCAGAGGAGCTGGCCATGCGGCTCCCCATCACGCTGCTCCTCGGCGGCCTGGCCATCTTCTTCGCCATCATCATCGCCATCCCCATCGGCGTGCTGTCCGCGGTGCGGGCGGACACCATGCGGGACTACGTCGCGCGGAGCGCGGCCATCATTGGCTTATCGGTCCCGAGCTTCTGGATCGCCACGCTCGTCATTGTCCTGCCGGCCATCTGGTGGGGGTGGACGCCGCATCTCGGCTTCACCGAGTTCAGCAAATCGCCCACGGCCCACGTGCTCCAGTTCCTCTTGCCGGCGTTCATCCTGGGGGTGGCCTCGGCGGCGGGGATCATGCGGCTCACGCGGGCCATGCTGCTCGAGGTGCTGCGCCAGGACTACGTCCGCACGGCGTGGGCCAAGGGGCTGCGCGAGGGCGTGGTCGTGCTCAAGCACAGCCTCAAGAACGCCCTGATCCCGGTCGTGACGATCCTCGGCATCCAGCTCGCGCAGATCTTCAGCGGCACCGTCATCATCGAGTCCATCTTCCAGCTGCCGGGCATGGGGCGCTTCCTCTTCGACGCCATCAACCAGCGGGACTACCCGGTCATCCAGGGCATCAACCTGCTCGTCGTGTCCATCATCGTGCTGATGAACCTCGCCGTGGATCTTCTCTACGCGGTGCTGGACCCGAGGATCCGCTACTCGTAA
- a CDS encoding ABC transporter permease, translating into MARYIDAVATVEPAREIWALPRRARALLLFCRRKPLGALGGFLVLVMLVMAVGAPLIAHYAYDESIPGSRMKAPGAQFWMGTDNLSRDMWSRVVYGARVSVTVGFITIALATLVATAVGVSSAYIGGIYDIAVQRVVDAWMSFPYLVIILSLMAVLGPGLMNLILSLSVLVAATSARVIRGAALSVMENPYIESARAMGTGHLRIVLRHVVPNVMATVIIVATIGLGGVILAESSLSFLGLGVPPPQPSWGAMLAGSGRSYMQRAPWMAIFPGLAISLAVFGFNMLGDALRDVLDPRLRGTGTGPAR; encoded by the coding sequence ATGGCCAGGTACATCGACGCCGTCGCAACGGTCGAGCCCGCGCGCGAAATCTGGGCGCTCCCCCGGCGGGCCCGGGCGCTGCTGCTCTTCTGCCGGCGCAAGCCCCTGGGCGCCCTTGGCGGCTTCCTCGTGCTGGTCATGCTCGTCATGGCCGTGGGCGCGCCGCTCATCGCCCACTACGCGTACGACGAGAGCATCCCGGGGTCGAGGATGAAAGCGCCCGGCGCCCAGTTCTGGATGGGCACGGACAATCTCTCCCGCGACATGTGGAGCAGGGTCGTCTACGGCGCACGCGTCTCGGTCACCGTGGGCTTCATCACGATCGCGCTTGCTACCCTGGTCGCAACGGCCGTGGGAGTCTCGAGCGCCTACATCGGCGGCATCTACGACATAGCCGTGCAGCGCGTGGTGGACGCCTGGATGTCCTTCCCCTATCTCGTGATCATCCTCTCGCTGATGGCCGTGCTCGGGCCCGGACTCATGAACCTGATCCTGTCCCTGTCCGTCCTGGTCGCGGCAACCAGCGCGCGCGTGATACGCGGCGCGGCGCTCAGCGTCATGGAGAACCCGTACATCGAGTCCGCGCGGGCCATGGGCACCGGGCATCTCCGCATCGTGCTTCGCCACGTGGTGCCCAACGTCATGGCCACGGTCATCATCGTCGCGACCATCGGGCTCGGCGGCGTCATCCTGGCCGAGTCTTCCCTCTCCTTCCTCGGCCTTGGTGTCCCGCCGCCGCAGCCTTCCTGGGGCGCCATGCTGGCCGGCTCGGGCCGCTCCTACATGCAGCGCGCGCCCTGGATGGCCATCTTCCCCGGCCTGGCGATCTCGCTGGCGGTCTTCGGCTTCAACATGCTCGGCGACGCGCTCCGCGACGTCCTCGACCCAAGATTACGCGGCACTGGCACCGGCCCGGCTCGGTAG